One segment of Phaeacidiphilus oryzae TH49 DNA contains the following:
- the resB gene encoding cytochrome c biogenesis protein ResB, giving the protein MTENTETETGRNAEADAAAEERELVAAGRMTTTAAEDHADADGFTGSAAGQPPAPGTVGIGLVGWLRWFWRQLTSMRVALILLFLLSLAAVPGSLVPQQSENALKVSEFRTAHTELSPLYDKLGLFHVYSSPWFSAIYILLFVSLAGCIIPRCWQFAKVLRAKPPAAPRHLVRMPVYARWRTSARPEEVLDGAEKVLRKRRFRVGRAPSAFSLGSEKGYLREVGNLLFHVSLFGLLIAFAVGKLYGGQGSALVIQGHGFTNTLTQYDDFSPSTFYGADNLDDFGFTLNSFKATYQTSGDQLGTARTFDAYVDYWNGDPGKTKRATIQVNHPLKIGGSNVYLVNHGYAPVVTVRDAKGNVAYTGPSPCLQQDQNWTSTCAIKVADYTSKDGRSTQLGFGGIFAPTMVVDSVRGPHSVFPALDNPALYLTGYVGDLGIDSGLPQNVYQLDTTHMKQMTASQGAPAKAALTPGQTWTLPNGAGTLTFNGVQQWAQFNVAHNPGSSSALISAVLAIIGLIGSLFVQRRRIWVRAVEGPDGTTLVEVAGLGRSESARIAEELADVAVDLQQSAPADVAEASEDSEDAGDPEPSEDSADDVPGPRAETTSPAAAAATSDLPPKE; this is encoded by the coding sequence GTGACCGAGAACACCGAGACCGAGACAGGGCGCAACGCGGAGGCCGACGCCGCCGCGGAGGAGCGCGAGCTCGTCGCCGCCGGGCGGATGACCACGACCGCCGCCGAGGACCACGCCGACGCCGACGGATTCACCGGCTCGGCGGCCGGGCAGCCGCCCGCGCCTGGCACGGTGGGGATCGGCCTGGTCGGCTGGCTCCGCTGGTTCTGGCGGCAGCTCACCTCGATGCGGGTCGCGCTGATCCTCCTCTTCCTGCTGTCGCTGGCGGCCGTGCCCGGCTCGCTGGTGCCCCAGCAGTCCGAGAACGCGCTCAAGGTCTCCGAGTTCCGCACGGCCCACACCGAGCTCTCGCCGCTCTACGACAAGCTGGGCCTCTTCCACGTCTACAGCTCGCCGTGGTTCTCCGCGATCTACATCCTCCTCTTCGTCTCGCTGGCCGGCTGCATCATCCCGCGCTGCTGGCAGTTCGCGAAGGTGCTGCGGGCCAAGCCGCCGGCGGCCCCGCGGCACCTGGTCCGGATGCCGGTGTACGCGCGCTGGCGGACCTCGGCGCGGCCCGAGGAGGTGCTGGACGGCGCCGAGAAGGTGCTGCGCAAGCGCCGCTTCCGGGTGGGCCGGGCACCCTCGGCGTTCTCGCTCGGCTCGGAGAAGGGCTACCTCCGCGAGGTCGGCAACCTCCTCTTCCACGTCTCGCTCTTCGGCCTGCTGATCGCCTTCGCCGTCGGCAAGCTGTACGGCGGCCAGGGCAGCGCGCTGGTCATCCAGGGCCACGGCTTCACCAACACCCTGACCCAGTACGACGACTTCTCGCCGAGCACCTTCTACGGCGCCGACAACCTGGACGACTTCGGGTTCACCCTGAACAGCTTCAAGGCGACCTACCAGACCAGCGGCGACCAGCTGGGCACCGCCCGCACCTTCGACGCCTACGTGGACTACTGGAACGGCGACCCGGGCAAGACCAAGCGGGCCACCATCCAGGTCAACCACCCGCTGAAGATCGGCGGGAGCAACGTCTACCTGGTGAACCACGGCTACGCGCCGGTGGTGACGGTCCGCGACGCCAAGGGCAACGTCGCCTACACCGGCCCGAGCCCCTGCCTCCAGCAGGACCAGAACTGGACCTCCACCTGCGCCATCAAGGTCGCCGACTACACGTCCAAGGACGGTAGGTCGACCCAGCTGGGCTTCGGCGGGATCTTCGCCCCGACGATGGTCGTCGACTCGGTGCGCGGACCGCACTCGGTCTTCCCGGCGCTGGACAACCCGGCCCTCTACCTCACCGGGTACGTCGGCGACCTGGGCATCGACTCCGGGCTGCCGCAGAACGTGTACCAGCTCGACACCACCCACATGAAGCAGATGACGGCCTCCCAGGGCGCGCCGGCGAAGGCCGCGCTGACCCCGGGGCAGACCTGGACGCTGCCGAACGGCGCGGGCACGCTGACCTTCAACGGCGTGCAGCAGTGGGCGCAGTTCAACGTCGCCCACAACCCGGGCTCCAGCTCGGCGCTGATCAGCGCGGTGCTGGCGATCATCGGCCTGATCGGGTCGCTCTTCGTGCAGCGCCGCCGGATCTGGGTGCGCGCGGTGGAGGGCCCGGACGGCACCACCCTGGTGGAGGTGGCGGGGCTCGGCCGCAGCGAATCGGCGCGGATCGCGGAGGAGCTCGCCGACGTGGCGGTCGACCTCCAGCAGAGCGCGCCGGCCGACGTCGCCGAGGCCTCCGAGGACTCCGAGGACGCCGGGGACCCCGAGCCTTCCGAGGACTCCGCGGACGACGTCCCCGGCCCCCGCGCCGAGACCACCTCCCCGGCAGCAGCAGCCGCCACCTCCGACCTTCCCCCGAAGGAGTGA
- the ccsB gene encoding c-type cytochrome biogenesis protein CcsB, with translation MYLAMAVNENLAQISNYLIYSAMAVYLIAFFAYIVEWTFGSRSRVARQSAALTLGQAVARTEAEARPAARAQVTVTMQRSGGGTAVLTRTAVGKAGDVDVVSRGDAEPPQDGVGAAGGSERADMLGRMGVSLTILAALLQLGGVVTRGVSAGRPPWGNLYEFTCALTLIAALVYIGALAAKKNVRWLGLPLTTGILLGLGLAVSVLYTDSEQLVPALHSYWLWIHVSAAMVSGGALYAGAITTILYLCKDHYEVARQLGRAKGGRWSSICERLPAGASLDKFAYRINAVIFPLWTFAIIAGAIWAEYAWGHYWEWDPTETWAFITWVGYAAYLHARATAGWKGRKAAYLCLIAFACFLFNSYGVSIFINGKHSYAGV, from the coding sequence GTGTATTTGGCCATGGCGGTCAATGAGAATCTGGCCCAGATCTCCAACTACCTGATCTATTCGGCGATGGCGGTCTATCTGATCGCCTTCTTCGCGTACATCGTGGAGTGGACGTTCGGCAGCCGAAGCCGGGTCGCCAGGCAGTCCGCGGCCCTCACCCTGGGCCAGGCCGTCGCCAGGACCGAGGCCGAGGCCCGCCCGGCCGCCCGCGCCCAGGTGACCGTCACCATGCAGCGCTCCGGCGGCGGCACCGCCGTCCTCACCCGCACCGCCGTCGGCAAGGCCGGCGACGTGGACGTGGTGAGCCGGGGCGACGCCGAGCCGCCGCAGGACGGCGTCGGCGCGGCCGGCGGCAGCGAGCGGGCCGACATGCTCGGCCGGATGGGCGTCTCGCTGACGATCCTGGCCGCGCTGCTCCAGCTGGGCGGAGTGGTCACCCGCGGGGTCTCCGCCGGGCGCCCGCCGTGGGGCAACCTCTACGAGTTCACCTGCGCGCTGACGCTGATCGCCGCGCTGGTGTACATCGGCGCGCTGGCCGCCAAGAAGAACGTGCGGTGGCTCGGCCTGCCGCTGACCACCGGCATCCTGCTGGGCCTCGGCCTGGCCGTCTCGGTGCTGTACACCGACTCCGAGCAGCTGGTGCCGGCGCTCCACTCGTACTGGCTGTGGATCCACGTCTCGGCGGCGATGGTCTCCGGCGGCGCGCTCTACGCCGGGGCGATCACCACCATCCTCTACCTGTGCAAGGACCACTACGAGGTGGCGCGGCAGCTCGGCCGGGCGAAGGGCGGGCGCTGGTCCTCGATCTGCGAGCGGCTGCCGGCCGGGGCGTCGCTGGACAAGTTCGCGTACCGGATCAACGCGGTGATCTTCCCGCTCTGGACCTTCGCGATCATCGCGGGCGCCATCTGGGCGGAGTACGCCTGGGGCCACTACTGGGAGTGGGACCCGACCGAGACCTGGGCGTTCATCACCTGGGTCGGGTACGCCGCGTACCTCCACGCGCGGGCCACGGCGGGCTGGAAGGGCCGGAAGGCGGCGTATCTCTGCCTGATCGCCTTCGCCTGCTTCCTCTTCAACTCCTACGGCGTCTCCATCTTCATCAACGGCAAGCACTCCTACGCGGGCGTGTAG
- a CDS encoding isopenicillin N synthase family dioxygenase — protein MTGSPRIPVIDLEPWRSGSPEQRAEVARRVDAALGQAGFLLVTGHGVSREERAAVRAAARAFFELPPEVKRRYAVSVGGRGWLGPGAEANGYSEGTATPPDLKESWTIGADRPIGDPEIDAFWFQPNVWPTAEVPALRAIVERYTARMREVADGLLELLAAALGQRPGFFTDHTRHPTHTLNINRYPALGQVGEPQPGQFRIGPHTDFGTVTLLDREQGRGGLQVYVDPADGGAGWEDAPYDPEALTVNIGDLMARWTGDRWRSGRHRVLPPAAEAPDEELISLVYFYECDPHTRVVPAPGAGPVAYEPVDSSAYLRAKLDAITVG, from the coding sequence ATGACAGGCAGCCCACGGATCCCCGTGATCGACCTGGAGCCCTGGCGCTCCGGCAGCCCCGAGCAGCGGGCGGAGGTCGCCCGGCGGGTGGACGCGGCCCTCGGCCAGGCCGGGTTCCTGCTGGTGACCGGGCACGGAGTGAGCCGCGAGGAGCGGGCGGCGGTGCGCGCGGCGGCCCGGGCCTTCTTCGAGCTGCCGCCCGAGGTCAAGCGGCGGTACGCGGTCTCCGTCGGCGGGCGGGGCTGGCTCGGCCCCGGCGCCGAGGCGAACGGCTACTCCGAGGGCACCGCGACCCCGCCGGACCTCAAGGAGTCCTGGACGATCGGCGCTGACCGGCCGATCGGGGACCCGGAGATCGACGCGTTCTGGTTCCAGCCGAACGTCTGGCCGACCGCGGAGGTCCCGGCGCTGCGGGCGATCGTCGAGCGCTACACCGCGCGGATGCGCGAGGTCGCCGACGGCCTGCTGGAGCTGCTGGCGGCGGCGCTGGGGCAGCGGCCGGGCTTCTTCACCGACCACACCCGGCATCCGACCCACACCCTGAACATCAACCGGTACCCGGCGCTCGGGCAGGTCGGCGAGCCGCAGCCGGGGCAGTTCCGGATCGGCCCGCACACCGACTTCGGGACCGTCACGCTGCTGGACCGGGAGCAGGGCCGCGGCGGCCTCCAGGTCTACGTCGATCCGGCGGACGGCGGCGCGGGCTGGGAGGACGCGCCGTACGACCCGGAGGCGCTGACGGTCAACATCGGCGATCTGATGGCCCGTTGGACCGGGGACCGCTGGAGGTCCGGCCGGCACCGGGTGCTCCCGCCGGCGGCGGAGGCGCCGGACGAGGAGCTGATCTCCCTCGTCTACTTCTACGAATGCGACCCGCACACCCGCGTCGTCCCGGCGCCGGGAGCCGGCCCGGTCGCGTACGAGCCGGTCGACTCCTCGGCGTACCTCCGCGCGAAGCTGGACGCGATCACGGTGGGGTGA
- a CDS encoding nucleoside deaminase encodes MKDTELLAIALDEARTGLAEGGIPIGAALFGPDGELLGRGHNRRVQDGDPSVHAETAAFRAAGRLRGYRGMTMVTTLSPCWYCSGLVRQFGIGRVVIGEARTFHGGHDWLAEHGTRITVLDDPACTALMREFIAARPELWYEDIGE; translated from the coding sequence ATGAAAGACACGGAGCTGCTGGCCATCGCCTTGGACGAGGCCAGAACCGGACTCGCCGAGGGCGGCATCCCGATCGGCGCCGCACTCTTCGGGCCGGACGGCGAGCTCCTCGGCCGCGGGCACAACCGGCGCGTCCAGGACGGCGATCCGTCCGTCCACGCGGAGACCGCGGCCTTCCGGGCGGCGGGCCGGCTGCGCGGCTACCGGGGGATGACGATGGTCACCACCCTGTCGCCCTGCTGGTACTGCTCGGGCCTGGTCCGGCAGTTCGGCATCGGCCGGGTCGTCATCGGCGAGGCGCGGACCTTCCACGGCGGCCACGACTGGCTGGCCGAGCACGGAACCCGGATCACCGTGCTGGACGACCCCGCGTGCACGGCCCTGATGCGGGAGTTCATCGCCGCCCGGCCGGAACTCTGGTACGAGGACATCGGCGAATAG